One genomic window of Dermacentor andersoni chromosome 8, qqDerAnde1_hic_scaffold, whole genome shotgun sequence includes the following:
- the LOC126538888 gene encoding uncharacterized protein: MRLTVLGVCLLLSVTCCLCAPKKKIPAFCPLRIRDRVQVLGCMWMYLSPSLQNRLNHIMQYNRLNVQTLARFICTPEAMFSFRKAFSKPEIKEGITAGTMCLRRMMPRMRQNDSE; encoded by the exons ATGAGGTTAACGGTGCTGGGCGTCTGCTTGCTGTTGAGCGTCACCTGCTGCCTGTGCGCTCCAAAAAAGAAAATTCCTGCGTTCTGCC cGCTGAGAATTCGGGACAGAGTGCAAGTACTCGGATGCATGTGGATGTACCTCTCACCATCT CTTCAGAATCGGCTGAACCATATCATGCAATACAACCGCCTGAACGTCCAGACACTAGCCAGGTTTATCTGCACGCCG GAAGCAATGTTTAGCTTCAGGAAAGCTTTTTCG AAACCAGAAATCAAAGAAGGAATCACTGCAGGCACCATGTGCTTGCGGAGAATGATGCCGAGAATGAGACAGAATGATTCAGAATAA